A DNA window from Mesorhizobium sp. C432A contains the following coding sequences:
- a CDS encoding metallophosphoesterase family protein — MDDTVVYAIGDVHGCYKELLSLEQKIQLDALQFRGRKIIVMLGDYIDRGPQSARVLDHLLALPPTGFLRVCLAGNHEVAMLNYLDGYLSRDRWLAVGGRETLFSYGVDPARLASLYASSDAVDRRVKEVIPASHIDFLRSLPVLLCSDKFVFVHAGIRPGIDLVAQDEQDLLNIRDEFFKAAHLLDRLVVHGHTPVDIPRLDGRRLGIDTGAFQSGRLTALRIAGKFGKLIFS, encoded by the coding sequence ATGGACGACACCGTCGTCTACGCGATCGGCGACGTGCATGGCTGCTACAAGGAATTGCTGTCGCTGGAGCAGAAGATCCAGCTCGACGCGCTGCAATTTCGCGGCCGCAAGATTATCGTCATGCTCGGCGACTATATCGATCGCGGGCCGCAATCGGCGCGCGTGCTCGACCACCTCTTGGCGCTGCCGCCAACAGGGTTCCTGCGCGTCTGCCTGGCGGGAAACCACGAAGTGGCCATGCTGAACTATCTCGACGGCTATCTGTCGCGGGACCGCTGGCTGGCGGTCGGCGGCCGCGAGACTCTGTTTTCCTATGGGGTCGATCCGGCGCGGCTTGCCAGCCTCTATGCCTCGAGCGACGCGGTCGACCGGCGCGTGAAGGAGGTCATTCCGGCCAGCCATATCGACTTCCTGCGCAGCCTGCCGGTGCTGCTCTGTTCGGATAAATTCGTTTTCGTCCATGCCGGCATCAGGCCGGGCATCGACCTGGTCGCACAGGATGAGCAGGATCTGCTCAACATCCGCGACGAGTTCTTCAAGGCCGCACATCTGCTCGACCGCCTTGTGGTGCATGGGCACACGCCGGTCGATATCCCCAGGCTTGACGGGCGAAGGCTCGGCATCGACACCGGCGCCTTTCAGAGCGGACGGCTGACAGCGCTCAGGATCGCGGGTAAGTTCGGCAAGCTGATCTTTTCCTGA
- a CDS encoding polysaccharide biosynthesis tyrosine autokinase, with amino-acid sequence MNYASFPLDKRMPLPNPDQEKGEDFIDVERLLGMAARQVKVVAVCAIIGLFLGLLYLQTTPKQYMSVASVLIDEGLNKVIDDISAASVTMQTDAALLSQIEIITSARLASVVVDKLKLDQNAEFMNPPQSALVKGIGFVRGVIGYFRSSSAEQIPGMENVDEATRQAMMQTARHDYAVLKLQSEVLAQRNGRSYVLAIGYQSTNPALATAITKAYADAYLADQLNASFDATERAAVWLQGRLTELRQNSQAAAMAVEKFRAEHGLAANSDGQLISDKQIADLTAQLIVAQADTARASARYQQYKTIVESGSDNAFNDSAISSDQPASSVIATLKTRYLAVAKRLQDVTANFGADHPQAVALAKEKADLSTQIFGELKQLTESYRNEYEVALSRETSLRQKIADAAGKSSIDNQSQVKLRELDQQAQALTTLYQTFLSRYEEASQQQSFPVGKVRIISDASTPLSASSPRTSRVLALSLVLGVLLGAGFGGLNEFNERFFRTGEDIRDRVGLKFLGYLPMIGGRLGKDADGGAADAKGANTLSAAEKRARMRVSVDAPASMFSETLRNAKIAFDVVMEGQGSRVIGVVSVLPGEGKSTVAANLAGLLAANGSKTLLIDADLRNPGLSRNLGMEAEQGLMEAVVNGQTWQSVGKVDRQTKLAIIPAVLRGQFSHTSELLSSAGMRRFIDNAKETFEYIIVDLPPLGPVVDAKAFAPLVDGFVLVAEWGRTPRAMVRSLLEQEPYVASKVVGAVLNKVDLKKLPKYGSLGGSEKFFDRYSTYYLEKSDVRAKTAA; translated from the coding sequence ATGAATTATGCCAGCTTTCCTCTCGACAAGAGGATGCCATTGCCCAACCCCGATCAGGAAAAGGGTGAAGACTTCATCGACGTCGAGCGCCTGCTTGGCATGGCGGCGCGTCAGGTCAAGGTGGTGGCGGTCTGCGCCATCATCGGCCTGTTCCTGGGGTTGCTCTATCTGCAGACCACGCCCAAGCAATACATGTCGGTCGCCAGCGTGCTGATCGACGAAGGCCTGAACAAGGTCATCGACGACATCTCGGCTGCATCCGTCACCATGCAGACCGACGCCGCCCTGCTCAGCCAGATCGAAATCATCACCTCGGCGCGGCTGGCCTCGGTGGTGGTCGACAAGCTGAAACTCGACCAGAACGCAGAGTTCATGAACCCGCCGCAATCGGCGCTGGTCAAGGGCATCGGCTTCGTGCGCGGCGTGATCGGCTATTTCCGCTCAAGTTCCGCCGAGCAGATTCCCGGCATGGAAAACGTCGATGAGGCGACACGCCAGGCCATGATGCAGACGGCGCGCCACGACTATGCCGTGCTGAAGCTGCAGAGCGAGGTGCTGGCGCAGCGCAACGGCCGCTCCTATGTGCTCGCCATCGGTTACCAGTCGACCAATCCGGCGCTCGCCACCGCCATCACCAAGGCCTATGCCGACGCCTATCTCGCCGACCAGCTCAATGCCAGCTTCGACGCCACCGAGCGCGCTGCGGTCTGGCTGCAGGGCCGGCTGACCGAGCTTCGTCAGAACTCACAGGCGGCCGCTATGGCGGTCGAGAAATTCAGGGCCGAGCATGGTCTGGCCGCCAACAGCGACGGCCAGCTGATCAGCGACAAGCAGATTGCCGATCTCACCGCGCAACTGATCGTCGCGCAGGCCGATACGGCGCGCGCCAGCGCCCGCTATCAGCAATACAAGACCATCGTCGAAAGCGGCTCGGACAATGCCTTCAACGATTCCGCCATCTCAAGCGATCAGCCGGCAAGCTCCGTCATTGCAACGCTCAAGACCCGCTATCTCGCAGTGGCCAAGCGGCTGCAGGACGTGACGGCCAATTTCGGCGCCGACCATCCGCAGGCGGTGGCGCTGGCCAAGGAAAAGGCCGACCTGTCGACCCAGATTTTCGGCGAGTTGAAGCAACTGACCGAAAGCTATCGCAATGAATATGAAGTCGCGCTTTCACGCGAGACCTCACTGAGGCAGAAGATCGCCGACGCGGCCGGCAAGAGCTCCATCGACAACCAGAGCCAGGTCAAACTGCGCGAACTCGACCAGCAGGCGCAGGCGCTGACCACGCTCTACCAGACCTTCCTTAGCCGCTACGAGGAGGCCTCGCAGCAGCAATCCTTCCCGGTCGGCAAGGTCCGCATCATCTCGGATGCCTCAACGCCGCTTTCCGCCTCGAGCCCGCGCACCTCCAGGGTGCTGGCGCTGTCGCTGGTGCTTGGCGTGCTGCTTGGCGCCGGCTTTGGTGGCCTGAATGAGTTCAACGAGCGCTTCTTCAGGACCGGCGAGGACATTCGCGATCGCGTCGGCCTCAAATTCCTCGGCTATTTGCCGATGATCGGCGGCAGGCTCGGCAAGGACGCCGACGGCGGTGCGGCGGATGCCAAAGGCGCCAACACATTGTCGGCGGCCGAGAAACGGGCGCGCATGCGGGTCAGCGTCGATGCGCCGGCATCAATGTTCTCCGAAACGCTGCGCAACGCCAAGATCGCCTTCGACGTCGTCATGGAAGGGCAAGGCAGCCGGGTCATAGGCGTGGTCTCGGTCCTGCCCGGCGAGGGCAAGTCTACGGTCGCCGCCAATCTCGCCGGATTGCTGGCCGCCAACGGCTCGAAGACGCTTTTGATCGACGCCGATCTGCGCAATCCTGGCCTCAGCCGCAACCTCGGCATGGAAGCCGAGCAGGGGCTGATGGAGGCCGTGGTCAACGGCCAGACCTGGCAGTCGGTCGGCAAAGTCGACCGCCAGACCAAGCTGGCGATCATCCCGGCCGTGCTGCGGGGGCAATTCTCGCATACCAGCGAGCTGCTGTCGTCGGCCGGCATGCGGCGCTTCATCGACAACGCCAAGGAGACGTTCGAGTACATCATCGTCGACCTGCCGCCGCTCGGCCCCGTGGTCGACGCCAAGGCGTTTGCGCCGCTGGTCGACGGCTTCGTGCTGGTTGCCGAATGGGGCCGCACGCCGCGCGCCATGGTGCGCTCGCTGCTGGAGCAGGAACCCTACGTCGCAAGCAAGGTCGTCGGCGCCGTGCTCAACAAGGTCGATCTGAAGAAGCTGCCGAAATACGGCTCGCTCGGCGGCTCGGAAAAGTTCTTCGACCGCTATTCGACCTACTATCTGGAGAAATCGGACGTGCGAGCCAAGACCGCCGCCTGA
- the galU gene encoding UTP--glucose-1-phosphate uridylyltransferase GalU, with protein sequence MKKIRKAVIPVAGLGTRFLPATKSIPKEMLPVVDRPVVQYAVDEAFEAGIEHIVFVTGRNKAVIEDYFDLHPELIGTLEQTGKKTQLEALESMLPVAGATSFIRQQSPHGLGHAVWCAREVIGDEPFALLLPDMVSFGRRGCLAETVDLYQQTGGNVIAVERCDPSETSKYGIVGRGAETGSGFEVTAMVEKPAPANAPSNYYINGRYILQPEIFSLLGNQQRGAGNEIQLTDAMVRLAKSQSFFAQPFNGRMFDCGSKEGFIEATIAFALARDDMKGPVLEMLQAFVRSHERQEVAA encoded by the coding sequence ATGAAGAAAATCAGGAAGGCAGTCATCCCTGTGGCGGGGCTTGGAACACGGTTCCTGCCGGCAACCAAGTCGATTCCGAAGGAGATGCTGCCCGTGGTCGACCGGCCGGTCGTCCAATATGCGGTGGACGAGGCCTTCGAAGCCGGCATCGAGCACATCGTGTTCGTCACCGGCCGCAACAAGGCTGTCATCGAGGACTACTTCGACCTGCACCCCGAACTGATTGGAACGCTCGAACAAACCGGCAAGAAGACCCAGCTGGAGGCGCTCGAAAGCATGCTGCCCGTGGCCGGCGCCACCAGCTTCATCCGCCAGCAGTCGCCACATGGTCTCGGCCATGCGGTGTGGTGCGCACGCGAAGTCATCGGCGACGAGCCCTTCGCCCTGCTGCTCCCCGATATGGTGTCGTTCGGTCGCCGAGGTTGCCTGGCTGAAACAGTCGATCTCTATCAGCAGACCGGCGGCAATGTGATCGCCGTCGAGCGCTGTGATCCCAGCGAGACCAGCAAATACGGCATCGTCGGGCGCGGCGCCGAGACAGGCAGCGGCTTCGAGGTGACGGCCATGGTCGAAAAGCCGGCGCCGGCCAATGCGCCGTCGAACTATTACATCAACGGCCGCTACATCCTGCAGCCCGAGATCTTCTCGCTGCTGGGCAACCAGCAGCGCGGCGCCGGCAACGAAATCCAGCTTACCGATGCCATGGTGCGGCTGGCGAAAAGCCAGTCTTTCTTTGCCCAGCCTTTCAATGGCCGCATGTTCGACTGCGGCTCCAAGGAAGGCTTCATAGAGGCGACCATCGCCTTCGCGCTGGCGCGCGACGACATGAAGGGACCTGTGCTGGAAATGCTGCAGGCGTTCGTGCGGTCGCATGAGCGTCAGGAAGTGGCCGCATAA
- a CDS encoding glycosyltransferase family 2 protein yields the protein MQPDVSFVIAAYNAAATLDRAIASAMAQRDVSVEIIVADDQSRDNTLDVARAYPKDVVKVVALPANRGPGGARNAGLELASGRWVAVLDSDDAVLPGRLSAMIARAESAGAVIAVDNLQVVREDGIAEATMFPAEYLEGLREITLADYIAGNIVFESTFNLGYLKPIFQRRFLIENGLRYDESLSIGEDYILLANALAKGGKCVVEPTTGYIYHIRTGSISRVLELHHIEAMRKADAVFAETNSMDAAAAAAFAKRARSLRKAASFLSLVQHIKARSPLKAIRTALSDPAAVRHMSMPIAVRLKRVAAQFAVGAE from the coding sequence GTGCAGCCTGACGTCTCCTTTGTCATCGCAGCCTACAATGCCGCGGCCACGCTCGACCGGGCGATCGCAAGCGCCATGGCCCAGCGCGATGTCAGCGTCGAAATCATCGTCGCCGATGACCAGTCGCGCGACAACACGCTCGACGTCGCAAGAGCCTATCCAAAAGATGTCGTCAAAGTGGTTGCGCTGCCGGCAAATCGTGGCCCTGGCGGCGCCAGGAATGCCGGGCTCGAACTGGCTTCCGGCCGCTGGGTCGCGGTGCTCGATTCCGACGATGCCGTCCTGCCCGGGCGGCTTTCTGCCATGATCGCGCGGGCCGAAAGCGCGGGCGCTGTGATCGCCGTCGACAACCTCCAGGTGGTGCGCGAGGACGGCATTGCCGAAGCGACGATGTTTCCCGCCGAATATCTGGAGGGCCTGCGTGAAATCACGCTCGCCGACTACATCGCCGGCAACATCGTTTTCGAATCCACGTTCAACCTTGGCTATCTCAAGCCGATCTTCCAGCGCCGTTTCCTGATCGAAAACGGGCTTCGCTATGATGAAAGTCTGAGCATAGGCGAGGATTACATCCTGCTCGCCAACGCGCTGGCCAAGGGCGGAAAATGCGTCGTCGAGCCGACGACCGGCTATATCTACCACATCCGCACGGGCTCGATCTCGCGCGTGCTCGAGCTTCACCATATCGAGGCGATGCGCAAGGCCGACGCGGTCTTCGCCGAGACCAATTCCATGGACGCTGCTGCTGCGGCCGCCTTCGCCAAACGCGCCCGCAGCCTGCGCAAGGCGGCATCGTTCCTGTCGCTGGTCCAGCACATCAAGGCGCGTTCGCCGTTGAAAGCGATACGCACCGCGCTAAGTGATCCGGCGGCTGTCAGGCACATGTCGATGCCGATCGCCGTCCGCCTCAAAAGGGTGGCGGCGCAGTTTGCTGTCGGCGCGGAGTAA
- a CDS encoding glycosyltransferase family 2 protein has protein sequence MMVADSRRIDICVCTFRRPELADTLRSLAAMDMPAGFGIGVIVADNDDEPTAEPLVTALASELKLVARYRHAPARNISVARNACLDASTADFVAFIDDDETASRQWLAELIAIAETRGAEAVLGPVRALYRPDAPDWMRKGDFHSTLPVWVQGEIRTGYTCNVLLRMSADSLRDRRFSLARGQSGGEDTEFFNRMVKAGGRIAFAPEAWVEEVVPRSRAAFDWLRRRRFRFGQTHGHLIGHDAGVIERAKAVGLASAKAVYCFGMAALTAISPVRRNRSVLRGIMHVGVVSGLVGISEIRQYGLSSPQQGGKRAA, from the coding sequence ATGATGGTCGCCGACAGCCGCCGAATCGACATCTGCGTCTGCACGTTCCGGCGGCCGGAACTGGCCGACACGCTGCGGTCGCTCGCTGCCATGGATATGCCTGCCGGTTTCGGCATCGGCGTCATCGTCGCCGACAATGACGACGAGCCGACCGCCGAGCCGCTGGTGACCGCGCTGGCGAGCGAATTGAAGCTCGTGGCCCGCTACCGGCACGCTCCGGCGCGCAACATCTCGGTTGCCCGCAACGCCTGTCTTGATGCCAGCACGGCCGATTTTGTCGCCTTCATCGACGACGATGAAACCGCTTCCCGGCAATGGCTGGCCGAACTGATTGCTATCGCGGAGACAAGGGGCGCCGAGGCCGTGCTCGGTCCGGTGCGGGCGCTCTACCGCCCGGATGCGCCGGACTGGATGCGCAAGGGCGATTTCCATTCGACCTTGCCGGTCTGGGTGCAGGGCGAAATCCGCACCGGCTACACCTGCAACGTCCTTTTGAGGATGAGCGCCGACAGCTTGCGCGACCGTCGTTTCAGCCTGGCGCGCGGCCAGAGCGGCGGCGAGGACACCGAATTCTTCAACCGCATGGTCAAGGCAGGCGGTCGCATCGCCTTTGCGCCGGAGGCGTGGGTCGAGGAAGTCGTGCCGCGTTCGCGAGCCGCTTTCGACTGGCTGCGCCGCCGCCGCTTCCGCTTCGGCCAGACGCACGGCCACCTCATCGGCCATGACGCAGGCGTGATAGAGCGTGCGAAGGCTGTCGGCCTTGCCTCGGCCAAGGCCGTCTATTGCTTCGGCATGGCGGCGTTGACCGCGATTAGCCCGGTCCGCCGCAACCGCAGCGTGCTGCGCGGCATCATGCATGTCGGCGTCGTCAGCGGCCTGGTCGGTATCAGCGAAATTCGCCAATACGGACTGTCTTCCCCGCAGCAAGGAGGCAAGCGTGCAGCCTGA
- a CDS encoding glycosyltransferase family 2 protein, with the protein MTQTEALPPSLIVIPCLNEAAHIGALLEQLRPAALRLGARIVVADGGSTDGTLAIVEAVAARDPQVVLLHNPKRIQSAAINLAVASLGDGAEYLIRIDAHGGYPADYCDRLVEEALATSADSVVVSMLTSGSGAVQKAVAAAQNSKLGTGGSKHRHLSAGEWVDHGHHALIRISAFTAVGGYDETFSHNEDAELDYRLRQAGYRIWMSGKTQMVYYPRSSLKGLYFQYIGYGRGRAKNVLKHRMIPKVRQMIPLLVAPVVLLAAFSFIHWLAAVPLLVWTSVCLGYGAVTAISQRNPNNVLAGISAMVMHFGWSLGFWLQLLGSRSQRGVA; encoded by the coding sequence ATGACGCAAACCGAAGCGCTGCCGCCAAGCCTGATCGTCATTCCGTGCCTGAATGAGGCAGCCCATATCGGCGCGTTGCTCGAGCAGCTCAGGCCGGCAGCGCTAAGGCTCGGCGCCCGCATCGTCGTTGCCGATGGCGGCAGCACCGATGGTACTTTGGCCATTGTCGAAGCGGTTGCGGCCAGGGACCCTCAGGTCGTCCTCCTGCACAACCCAAAACGTATCCAGAGCGCGGCGATCAATCTCGCCGTCGCCAGCCTCGGTGACGGCGCCGAATACCTGATCCGCATCGATGCCCACGGCGGCTATCCCGCCGATTATTGCGACCGGCTGGTCGAGGAGGCGCTCGCCACTTCAGCCGATTCGGTCGTCGTCTCGATGCTGACCAGCGGCAGCGGCGCGGTGCAGAAAGCGGTCGCGGCGGCGCAGAATTCCAAGCTCGGCACCGGCGGCTCCAAGCACCGGCACCTCTCGGCCGGCGAATGGGTCGACCACGGCCATCACGCGCTGATCCGGATTTCGGCCTTCACCGCGGTGGGCGGCTATGACGAGACCTTCAGCCACAATGAGGATGCCGAACTCGACTACCGGCTGCGCCAGGCTGGCTACCGCATCTGGATGAGCGGCAAGACCCAGATGGTCTACTATCCGCGCTCTTCGCTGAAAGGCCTGTATTTCCAATATATCGGCTATGGCCGCGGCCGCGCCAAGAATGTGCTCAAGCACCGCATGATCCCGAAAGTTCGGCAGATGATCCCGCTGCTGGTGGCGCCGGTCGTCCTTCTCGCCGCATTTTCCTTTATCCACTGGCTGGCGGCGGTGCCGCTGCTGGTCTGGACTTCGGTCTGTCTGGGCTACGGCGCTGTGACCGCCATCAGCCAGCGCAATCCCAACAATGTGCTGGCGGGCATTTCGGCGATGGTCATGCATTTCGGCTGGTCGCTCGGGTTTTGGCTGCAACTGCTCGGCTCGCGATCGCAGCGCGGGGTGGCATGA
- a CDS encoding glycosyltransferase: MLHVLYLVHDVSDPAVRRRIIMLKAGGARVTLAGFRRTTNAVPDVEGLQPVDLGATRDGRFGQRLAAVAKAALSIGSKLAAMPKPDLIIARNLEMLALARRAKAAFRGGVPIVYECLDIHRLVLRNDMLGKALRTAERYLARDVKLLVTSSPAFIANYFKPFGQVAAPVELVENKYFETAPIALDDRSKAENPAAPPWRIGWFGALRCRRSLELLADFTRRQGGRFEVVLRGRPALSEFPDFHAFVEAEPYLSFRGPYRNPEDMAAIYGEVHFSWAIDFFEEGQNSEWLLPNRLYEGCRFGAVPISMGNTETGRFLNQQDIGILLSDATPEILETALGRMDQEHFGKAKARVLARNPRTWSYDGSDCRAFVDRLRGLAAVPGPFVTEALA, encoded by the coding sequence ATGCTGCATGTCTTGTACCTTGTGCACGATGTTTCCGACCCGGCGGTGCGCCGGCGGATCATAATGCTCAAGGCAGGCGGCGCGCGGGTCACGTTGGCCGGCTTCCGTCGGACCACAAATGCTGTTCCCGACGTCGAGGGGCTGCAGCCGGTCGACCTCGGCGCGACGCGTGACGGCCGATTCGGCCAGCGTCTGGCGGCGGTCGCCAAGGCGGCGCTGTCGATAGGCTCAAAGCTTGCGGCGATGCCGAAGCCCGACCTCATCATCGCGCGCAATCTGGAAATGCTGGCGCTGGCCAGGCGCGCCAAGGCCGCCTTTCGCGGCGGCGTGCCGATCGTCTACGAATGCCTCGACATCCATCGCCTGGTGCTGCGCAATGACATGCTGGGCAAAGCACTGCGCACAGCGGAGCGTTATCTCGCCCGCGACGTGAAGCTTCTGGTGACGAGCTCACCGGCCTTCATCGCCAATTATTTCAAGCCGTTCGGGCAGGTCGCCGCACCGGTGGAACTGGTCGAAAACAAATACTTCGAAACCGCGCCGATCGCCTTGGATGACAGGTCAAAGGCCGAAAACCCTGCAGCACCCCCGTGGCGCATCGGCTGGTTCGGCGCGCTGCGCTGCCGCCGCTCGCTGGAGCTGCTGGCCGACTTCACGCGCCGTCAGGGCGGGCGCTTCGAGGTCGTCCTCCGGGGCCGTCCGGCACTCTCGGAATTCCCGGATTTCCACGCTTTTGTCGAGGCCGAACCCTATCTCTCCTTTCGTGGCCCCTACCGCAACCCGGAAGACATGGCCGCGATCTACGGCGAAGTGCATTTTTCCTGGGCGATCGATTTCTTCGAGGAAGGGCAGAATTCGGAATGGTTGCTGCCCAACCGCCTCTATGAGGGCTGCCGCTTCGGCGCCGTACCGATCTCGATGGGCAATACCGAGACGGGGCGCTTTCTCAACCAGCAGGACATTGGCATCCTGCTTTCCGATGCCACGCCCGAAATCCTGGAAACCGCGCTCGGCCGCATGGACCAGGAGCACTTCGGCAAGGCCAAGGCGCGCGTGCTGGCCCGCAACCCACGAACCTGGAGCTACGACGGCAGCGACTGCCGCGCCTTTGTCGACAGGTTGCGCGGTCTGGCGGCGGTCCCCGGTCCCTTCGTGACCGAAGCGCTGGCTTAG
- a CDS encoding lipopolysaccharide biosynthesis protein has product MNANPPPQFGRVALRGGLVTIGAQGFKMAIQFLSVIVLARLLVPEDFGLVASVGPIVAFVGLLQNLGLQQAVVQRKDISNQQLNQVFWISALVGLGSAVVVAGLAPAIAAFYGDQRMSGITLGSALPLLLGSLAAVPLALMNRHLQFGQLALNDVISAAAGLLAAAIAAYAGLGYWSLVIGPAVSAAIALAAAWLVARWTPLRPDLKVDADILSFGANLTGFNLANFFSRNLDNILIGKYSGAIELGYYDRAYKLLLFPLQNINQPLTRVMVPLLSRIHDDKARFRNIYVRTNWMLAAVTMPGIAALTLTSNQIVGLLFGAGWAPVAPIFAWLGIASLVQSVSSTTGWIFICQGKTKTMFHWGIYSSLTTVAAFVVGLHWGAVGVAAAYAISGYVLRVPVLALLVHRVGPVTAADFLLMQGLFIASSLLAWFLYLWLPASLTGQSDLLAVFLALALNYGIGLVFMLAVPQSRRALFTTLSNAARNIR; this is encoded by the coding sequence ATGAACGCCAATCCGCCCCCCCAGTTCGGTCGTGTCGCCCTGCGCGGCGGGCTGGTAACCATCGGCGCCCAGGGCTTCAAGATGGCGATCCAGTTTCTCTCCGTCATCGTGCTGGCCCGTCTGCTCGTCCCCGAGGATTTCGGTCTGGTGGCTTCCGTCGGGCCGATCGTGGCCTTCGTCGGGCTGCTTCAGAATCTGGGCCTGCAGCAGGCTGTGGTTCAGCGCAAGGACATCAGCAACCAGCAGCTCAACCAGGTGTTCTGGATCAGCGCGCTCGTCGGGCTGGGTAGTGCCGTGGTAGTGGCCGGCCTGGCGCCTGCCATCGCCGCGTTCTATGGCGATCAACGTATGTCCGGCATCACCCTTGGCTCCGCCCTGCCGCTGCTTCTCGGCAGTCTCGCCGCAGTGCCGCTGGCGTTGATGAACCGGCACCTGCAGTTCGGCCAGCTCGCACTGAACGACGTGATAAGCGCCGCCGCCGGACTTCTGGCCGCCGCGATCGCGGCCTATGCGGGGTTGGGCTACTGGTCGCTGGTCATCGGCCCGGCGGTTTCGGCAGCTATCGCCCTGGCTGCCGCCTGGCTGGTGGCGCGTTGGACGCCTTTGCGGCCGGACCTGAAGGTCGATGCCGATATATTGTCGTTCGGCGCCAACCTGACCGGCTTCAACCTCGCCAACTTCTTCTCGCGCAATCTCGACAACATTCTCATCGGAAAATATTCCGGTGCGATCGAACTCGGCTATTACGACCGCGCCTACAAGCTCCTGTTGTTCCCGCTGCAGAACATCAACCAGCCGCTGACACGGGTCATGGTGCCGCTGCTCAGCCGCATCCACGATGACAAGGCCCGCTTTCGCAATATCTATGTGCGCACCAACTGGATGCTGGCGGCCGTTACCATGCCGGGCATCGCGGCGCTGACGCTGACCTCCAATCAGATCGTCGGACTTCTCTTCGGCGCGGGCTGGGCACCGGTCGCACCGATCTTTGCCTGGCTGGGCATCGCCAGCCTGGTCCAGTCCGTTTCAAGCACGACGGGATGGATATTCATCTGTCAGGGCAAGACGAAGACCATGTTCCATTGGGGCATCTATTCGTCGCTGACGACCGTCGCTGCCTTCGTCGTCGGCCTGCACTGGGGCGCCGTCGGCGTTGCCGCGGCCTATGCCATCAGCGGTTACGTGCTGCGCGTTCCCGTGCTGGCGCTACTGGTCCATCGCGTCGGTCCGGTGACCGCCGCCGACTTCCTGCTCATGCAGGGGCTTTTCATCGCCTCGTCCCTGCTTGCCTGGTTCCTGTACCTGTGGTTGCCGGCGTCTCTAACGGGCCAGTCAGACCTGCTCGCGGTCTTTTTGGCGCTTGCCCTCAACTACGGCATCGGTCTCGTTTTCATGCTTGCCGTCCCGCAGTCGCGACGCGCCTTGTTCACCACCCTGTCCAACGCCGCGCGCAATATCCGCTGA
- a CDS encoding glycosyltransferase has translation MKICFVVDKFPSLSETFVLDQIAGCLERGMEVGVVCNETSFGRDSNIDDPRWRALPGKVVCWWGGLGRYRPLLRKWSGRFWDKLSTAIDIAHARKLQGADVIVAHFGNNGMRVARAIKRGRISAPLVTIFHGRDVGEPLHDNTLARYKIVFEKGVLQLPVNAFFRDALIEVGASPEQVVVHHMGVRPSDIDYRWRSWEQATLSFISVCRLTEKKGIEYALRALAGLPRRDWIYSVIGGGELLEQLNGIAAELGIADRVNFLGPRPHSEVKQRLRDAHVFLLPSVGARDGDLEGIPVSLMEAMAAGLTVVSTYHSGIPELIDDHKTGFLVAERDVAALTGKLAWIAENPKPCEEIALAARKKIEAEFNSDLLNQHFVEIAMRLGETRSLA, from the coding sequence ATGAAGATCTGCTTTGTAGTCGACAAGTTTCCCTCATTGTCCGAAACCTTTGTTCTCGACCAGATAGCCGGATGCCTTGAGCGCGGCATGGAAGTCGGCGTCGTCTGCAACGAGACGTCCTTCGGCAGGGACAGCAACATCGATGATCCGCGCTGGCGGGCGTTGCCAGGAAAGGTCGTATGCTGGTGGGGTGGCCTGGGTCGCTATCGCCCGCTGCTCAGGAAGTGGTCCGGCAGGTTCTGGGACAAGCTCTCGACCGCCATCGACATTGCTCATGCGCGAAAACTGCAGGGCGCCGACGTCATCGTTGCCCATTTCGGCAACAACGGCATGCGCGTGGCCCGCGCGATCAAGCGCGGGAGGATTTCCGCTCCCCTGGTGACGATATTTCACGGCCGTGATGTCGGCGAACCGCTGCATGACAATACGCTCGCGCGCTACAAGATTGTGTTCGAAAAGGGCGTTCTTCAACTGCCGGTGAATGCGTTTTTCCGCGATGCCTTGATTGAGGTCGGTGCATCGCCGGAGCAGGTTGTGGTTCACCATATGGGGGTGCGGCCGAGCGACATCGACTATCGGTGGCGTTCATGGGAGCAGGCTACGCTCTCTTTCATCTCGGTCTGCCGCCTGACTGAAAAGAAGGGCATCGAATATGCGCTTCGCGCGCTTGCTGGCCTGCCGCGGCGAGACTGGATCTACTCGGTGATCGGCGGCGGAGAACTTCTCGAGCAGCTGAACGGGATCGCCGCAGAGCTTGGCATTGCCGACAGGGTGAATTTTCTTGGGCCCCGGCCGCACAGCGAAGTCAAACAGCGTCTGCGCGATGCGCATGTGTTCCTGCTGCCCAGCGTCGGCGCCCGCGATGGCGATCTGGAAGGCATTCCGGTTTCCCTGATGGAAGCGATGGCCGCCGGCCTGACGGTGGTCAGCACGTATCATTCCGGGATCCCTGAACTAATCGATGATCACAAGACGGGTTTTCTCGTGGCTGAGCGGGACGTTGCGGCGCTGACCGGAAAGCTTGCCTGGATCGCCGAGAATCCGAAGCCGTGTGAAGAGATTGCTCTCGCAGCGCGCAAGAAGATCGAGGCCGAGTTCAACTCCGATCTGCTGAACCAACATTTCGTGGAAATCGCCATGCGGCTTGGGGAAACGAGGTCGCTTGCATGA